In one Sphingomonas sanguinis genomic region, the following are encoded:
- a CDS encoding MFS transporter, with protein sequence MATAAQAGDREGRPRGDAQVARIPFVEKICYGFGDAGGTIVTGLIANFLTFYYTDVFGLAPGIVGVLFLSLRIFDAVSDPLIGIMADRTSTRWGRFRPYLLWTAIPVGLSCFLTFQAPDFSYDGKVAYAAITYFLLALSYSLNNVPYCALITRMTDSEREGVSCQSVRFAMVAIASFCVSVGLPILVRHLGGADIARGYRDGVAILSAAAVVMFLICFLFVRERVVAADTADVPLKTAIANTLKNDQLRWTFLMTLLLIAIFNTKGGAALYFITYVLKGDATYQALFFGTATAGGFLGSIVVQAFTRRYDVRSIYIWVNLILVAGHFAAFFVPGDYPTLWLVLVGLCCVVLGCTLPLHFTLIQLADQYGEWKLGMRSSGMSFAFNQFFVKLAWAVAGALISGVLVAVSYKAGAGNQTPLSLTGIRLLSTIIPGLMHLALAFAISRLILNRDTIARMTAARAV encoded by the coding sequence ATGGCGACAGCGGCACAGGCCGGGGACAGGGAAGGGAGGCCGCGCGGCGACGCGCAGGTCGCCCGCATCCCGTTCGTCGAAAAGATCTGCTATGGCTTCGGTGACGCGGGCGGGACGATCGTCACGGGGCTGATCGCCAATTTCCTGACCTTCTATTATACCGATGTCTTCGGACTGGCGCCGGGCATTGTCGGCGTGCTGTTCCTGTCGCTGCGCATCTTCGATGCCGTCTCCGATCCGCTGATCGGGATCATGGCCGACCGCACTTCGACCCGCTGGGGACGGTTCCGCCCCTATCTGCTGTGGACCGCGATTCCGGTGGGCTTGAGTTGCTTCCTGACCTTTCAGGCACCCGATTTCAGCTATGACGGCAAGGTCGCCTATGCCGCGATCACCTATTTCCTGCTCGCGCTGTCCTATTCGCTCAACAACGTGCCGTACTGCGCGCTCATCACCCGGATGACCGACAGCGAGCGCGAAGGCGTGTCGTGCCAGTCGGTGCGCTTCGCGATGGTGGCGATCGCGTCCTTCTGCGTCTCGGTCGGACTGCCGATCCTGGTGCGCCATCTGGGGGGCGCGGACATCGCGCGCGGTTACCGCGACGGGGTCGCGATCCTGAGTGCCGCCGCAGTCGTCATGTTCCTGATCTGCTTCCTGTTCGTGCGCGAGCGGGTGGTCGCCGCCGACACCGCCGACGTGCCGTTGAAGACCGCCATCGCCAACACGTTGAAGAACGACCAGCTGCGCTGGACCTTCCTGATGACGCTGCTGCTGATCGCGATCTTCAATACCAAGGGCGGCGCGGCGCTCTACTTCATCACCTATGTCTTGAAGGGCGATGCGACCTATCAGGCGCTGTTCTTCGGCACGGCGACCGCCGGGGGCTTTCTGGGTTCGATCGTGGTGCAGGCCTTTACCCGGCGCTACGACGTGCGCAGCATCTATATATGGGTGAATCTGATCCTGGTCGCCGGACACTTCGCCGCCTTTTTCGTGCCTGGCGACTATCCGACGCTGTGGCTGGTGCTGGTCGGGCTGTGCTGTGTCGTCTTGGGTTGCACCCTGCCGCTGCACTTCACCCTGATCCAGCTGGCCGACCAATATGGCGAGTGGAAGCTGGGGATGCGCTCCTCGGGCATGAGCTTTGCGTTCAACCAGTTCTTCGTGAAGCTGGCCTGGGCGGTGGCGGGTGCGCTGATCAGCGGGGTGCTGGTCGCTGTGTCGTACAAGGCGGGGGCGGGCAACCAGACGCCGCTGTCGCTGACCGGCATCCGCCTGTTGTCGACGATCATCCCCGGCCTGATGCACCTGGCGCTGGCCTTTGCGATTTCCCGCCTGATCCTGAACCGCGACACGATCGCGCGCATGACCGCCGCGCGCGCCGTATGA
- a CDS encoding glycoside hydrolase family 31 protein — MDTLVLETRAIAWRYNGVWLRIEAHGPDGLRLRASPFPDAGARAGALLDDGVGADPIVTRDGATARITQGRITAEVDLQGRVRFLNADGELLLEEKWRQRDTISKFWTVGTEEVRTISALGLAGREFKPLTGDTARITVRFEAKTGERLYGMGQYQQPNLDLAGCTLELAQRNSQASVPFVVSSHGYGLLWNMPAIGAVHFAANGATWTAEAAREIDYWITAGDTPADIVRNYAQVTGTVPMMPDYALGLWQSKLRYRTQDELLAVARDYHARGIPLAVIVADFFHWPVQGDWRFDEREWPDPAAMTAELKAMGTELLVSIWPTVDHRSENYPEMVEKGYLVRSARGLDVQQEFLGNTRFIDVTHPGARGFLWDRAKRNYRDKGVALFWLDEAEPEYSAYDFDNYRYHSGSVLEVGNAYPLHYAQAFYDGLAADGESEIVSLIRCAWAGSQRYGALVWSGDIHSSFEAMRNQLSAGLNMGMAGIPWWTTDIGGFHGGHVEDPAFHELMIRWFQWAVFTPVLRMHGHRDPVTPPAEPFRDGVAQCDTGAGNELWSFGETVFAVLRRYAALRERLRPYVAELMQAAHERGDPLMRPMFYDYPADPRAWAVDDQYMFGPDLLVAPVTEAGVSERSVYLPEGIWRDAWTGERVEGGGDVACHAPVERIPVFIRDGAGVARAFDAND; from the coding sequence TTGGACACGCTTGTTCTGGAAACCCGCGCGATCGCGTGGCGCTATAACGGGGTCTGGTTGCGGATCGAGGCGCATGGGCCGGATGGGTTGCGGCTGCGCGCATCGCCCTTTCCCGACGCCGGGGCACGGGCCGGGGCGTTGCTGGACGATGGTGTGGGCGCCGATCCGATCGTTACTCGCGACGGGGCGACCGCGCGGATCACGCAAGGCCGGATCACCGCCGAAGTCGACCTGCAGGGGCGCGTCCGTTTCCTGAATGCGGACGGAGAGCTGCTGCTGGAGGAAAAGTGGCGGCAGCGCGACACGATCAGCAAATTCTGGACGGTCGGCACCGAGGAGGTGCGCACGATCAGCGCGCTGGGGCTGGCGGGGCGCGAGTTCAAGCCGCTGACCGGCGACACCGCGCGCATCACCGTCCGCTTCGAGGCGAAGACCGGCGAGCGACTATACGGCATGGGCCAGTATCAGCAGCCCAATCTCGACCTCGCCGGATGCACGCTGGAACTGGCGCAGCGCAATTCGCAGGCCAGCGTGCCCTTCGTCGTATCGAGCCATGGCTATGGCCTGTTGTGGAACATGCCCGCCATCGGCGCGGTGCATTTCGCCGCCAATGGCGCGACCTGGACCGCCGAGGCCGCGCGCGAGATCGATTACTGGATCACCGCGGGCGACACCCCCGCCGACATCGTGCGCAACTATGCGCAGGTGACGGGTACGGTGCCGATGATGCCTGACTATGCGCTGGGGCTGTGGCAGAGTAAGCTGCGCTACCGCACCCAGGACGAACTGCTCGCGGTGGCGCGCGACTATCATGCGCGCGGTATCCCGCTGGCGGTGATCGTCGCCGATTTCTTCCACTGGCCGGTACAGGGCGACTGGCGGTTCGACGAACGCGAATGGCCCGATCCCGCCGCGATGACCGCCGAGCTGAAGGCGATGGGCACCGAGTTGCTCGTCTCGATCTGGCCGACGGTCGACCATCGTTCGGAAAATTATCCGGAGATGGTCGAGAAGGGCTATCTGGTGCGATCCGCGCGGGGGCTGGACGTGCAGCAGGAATTTCTCGGCAATACCCGCTTCATCGACGTCACCCATCCCGGCGCGCGCGGCTTTCTGTGGGACCGGGCGAAGCGCAATTATCGCGACAAGGGCGTTGCGCTGTTCTGGCTGGACGAGGCGGAGCCCGAATACAGCGCCTATGATTTCGACAATTATCGTTATCACAGCGGCAGCGTGCTGGAGGTCGGCAACGCCTATCCGCTGCATTACGCCCAGGCCTTTTACGATGGCCTGGCGGCGGACGGCGAAAGCGAGATCGTCAGCCTGATCCGCTGCGCCTGGGCGGGCAGCCAGCGTTACGGCGCGCTGGTCTGGTCGGGCGATATCCATTCCTCGTTCGAGGCGATGCGCAACCAGCTGAGCGCGGGGCTGAACATGGGGATGGCGGGCATCCCGTGGTGGACGACCGATATCGGCGGCTTTCATGGCGGCCATGTCGAGGACCCGGCCTTTCACGAACTGATGATCCGCTGGTTCCAATGGGCGGTGTTCACGCCCGTCCTGCGGATGCACGGCCACCGCGACCCCGTGACCCCTCCGGCCGAGCCGTTCCGCGACGGCGTGGCGCAATGCGACACGGGCGCGGGCAATGAATTGTGGAGCTTTGGCGAGACGGTCTTTGCGGTGCTGCGCCGCTATGCCGCCTTGCGCGAACGGCTGCGGCCCTATGTCGCGGAGCTGATGCAGGCGGCGCATGAGCGGGGCGATCCGTTGATGCGGCCCATGTTCTACGACTATCCCGCCGACCCGCGCGCTTGGGCGGTGGACGACCAGTATATGTTCGGACCCGACCTGCTGGTCGCGCCCGTGACCGAGGCGGGCGTCAGCGAGCGGAGCGTCTATCTGCCCGAGGGCATCTGGCGCGATGCCTGGACGGGTGAGAGGGTCGAGGGTGGCGGTGACGTGGCCTGCCATGCGCCGGTCGAGCGAATTCCGGTCTTCATCCGTGACGGGGCCGGGGTGGCGCGGGCTTTCGACGCAAACGACTGA
- a CDS encoding substrate-binding domain-containing protein, producing the protein MDIRELAHHLGLSIGTVSRALNDRKDVSPATRKRVVEAAAKHGYIPNQSGRTLRSGRTGTVGFMLTLEHDSAIHGDPFFMALLEGLQNGLSEHDLDLVVLLARKGEDALTFLRRHVSRGTVDGWVLSGTQHDDPRIPFLLDRNIPFVALGRTAIARDYAWIDLDFEGVMADAMTLLTEAGHRRIGLVAPPATINNSHIVVERYRDALTRADIPFDPALVHHGETDESDGEATASELMALPDRPTALLLMGETAPVGAYRALRRLGLEPGRDVAVIGLRDNPACRALSPDLTCFSLELGDLGLALAQGLVAMLPGQSDRTGPSVQTLWRMSLRLGQSHLARG; encoded by the coding sequence ATGGACATACGCGAACTTGCGCATCACCTGGGGCTGTCGATCGGCACGGTGTCGCGCGCGCTCAACGATCGTAAGGACGTCAGCCCGGCGACCCGCAAGCGGGTGGTCGAGGCGGCGGCCAAGCATGGCTATATCCCCAACCAGTCGGGACGGACGCTGCGCAGCGGGCGGACGGGGACGGTCGGCTTCATGCTGACGCTGGAACATGACAGCGCGATCCATGGCGACCCCTTCTTCATGGCGCTGCTCGAGGGGCTGCAGAACGGTCTGAGCGAGCATGACCTCGACCTCGTCGTCCTGCTGGCGCGGAAAGGCGAGGACGCGCTGACCTTCCTGCGGCGCCATGTCTCACGCGGCACGGTCGATGGCTGGGTGCTGTCGGGCACGCAGCATGACGATCCGCGCATCCCCTTCCTGCTCGACCGCAACATCCCCTTCGTCGCGCTGGGCCGCACCGCGATCGCACGCGACTATGCCTGGATCGACCTGGATTTCGAGGGTGTCATGGCCGATGCGATGACGCTGCTGACCGAGGCGGGGCATCGCCGTATCGGACTGGTCGCGCCGCCCGCGACGATCAACAACAGCCATATCGTGGTCGAGCGCTATCGCGACGCGCTGACGCGCGCGGACATCCCCTTCGACCCCGCCCTCGTCCATCACGGAGAGACCGACGAAAGCGACGGCGAGGCGACGGCCAGCGAGCTGATGGCGCTGCCCGACCGCCCGACCGCGCTGCTACTGATGGGCGAGACCGCGCCGGTCGGCGCCTATCGCGCGCTCCGCCGCCTGGGCCTGGAGCCGGGGCGCGACGTCGCGGTGATCGGCCTGCGCGACAATCCCGCCTGCCGCGCGCTGTCGCCCGACCTGACCTGCTTTTCGCTAGAGCTGGGCGACCTGGGGCTGGCCTTGGCGCAGGGACTGGTCGCGATGCTGCCCGGCCAGTCCGACCGGACGGGGCCATCGGTTCAGACGCTGTGGCGCATGTCGCTGCGCCTGGGGCAGAGCCATCTGGCACGGGGCTGA
- a CDS encoding TonB-dependent receptor plug domain-containing protein — MKFATASAVVALHLLFVPAVSAQAVAPQADPQASQTTPDAAGGDDVVVTGTRERGRTQFDTLAPVDVLPESLVRSAVSGDLNNALAQLLPSFNVQRLPAADGQAFVRPATLRGLSADQTLVLVNGKRYHRSALLGTRGAQAPDLASIPSLAIKRIEVLRDGASAQYGSDAIAGVINIILDDQPGMEAYGQFSQYYAGDGNNYQSGARGGIALDDKGAIVFTGQFEHGEATSRTRQRPDALAFQAANPTLAVPNPVQRWGQPDEERVRGAVDMHYDLADAATVYAFGTVQQGEGVTDFNWRNPSNTGSVYNASSAFPGFSFRSLYPAGFTPRFGTQFADLQLVSGLRGNLSDALSYDLSASAGRSRIDYTIDQTLNASLGPASPTSFYLGRLTQRETNFNADFVYRLPVGGVEPLNIAFGGERRIERYAVGTGDPASYAIGAGAATGLAPNSNGFPGFGPQQAGHFQQTSNAGYVDLAWHPITMLTLGAAGRYEDFSSFGDKFTYKFSGRVEPVEWLALRGTYSTGFRAPTPAQLNTRLVSQGLDTRTLQVFNQGRLAPTDPLAVALGAKPLRPETSRNISAGLVAQTHIGLGATVDLYQIDVDDRFSQSATIPIPAGFANPNRFTSISYFTNDFNTRTRGVDVVVSYARNLGDGRASATLAYNYNRTTVRSGTSAAIANDTQRRIFQERLPQHNATGTLGYDIGAIGVMLRGRYYGPWTDVTGNATGELFQRFGGIALFDASLTYRMTPNISIRGGAENVFGTYPAEATNQANRGLIYSRNAPYDTDGGRYYVRLGLSF, encoded by the coding sequence ATGAAATTCGCAACCGCCAGCGCCGTTGTCGCGCTGCATCTTCTATTCGTGCCCGCCGTTTCGGCACAGGCCGTCGCGCCCCAGGCCGATCCGCAGGCCAGCCAGACGACGCCCGATGCCGCAGGTGGCGACGATGTCGTCGTGACCGGCACGCGCGAGCGCGGCCGCACGCAATTTGATACGCTGGCACCGGTCGACGTGCTGCCCGAAAGCCTGGTGCGCTCCGCCGTCTCGGGCGATCTCAACAATGCGCTGGCGCAGCTGTTGCCGTCGTTCAACGTGCAGCGCCTGCCCGCCGCCGACGGACAGGCCTTCGTGCGCCCGGCGACGTTGCGCGGCCTTTCCGCCGACCAGACGCTCGTCCTCGTCAACGGCAAGCGCTATCATCGCTCGGCGCTGCTCGGCACGCGTGGCGCGCAGGCCCCCGACCTCGCCAGCATCCCCAGCCTGGCGATCAAGCGGATCGAGGTGCTGCGCGACGGTGCGTCCGCCCAATATGGCTCCGACGCGATCGCGGGCGTCATCAACATCATTCTCGATGACCAGCCGGGGATGGAGGCGTACGGCCAGTTCAGCCAATATTATGCCGGTGACGGCAACAACTACCAGTCGGGCGCGCGCGGCGGCATCGCGCTCGACGACAAGGGTGCGATCGTCTTCACCGGGCAGTTCGAACATGGCGAGGCGACGTCGCGCACCCGCCAGCGCCCCGACGCCCTCGCCTTCCAGGCGGCGAACCCCACTCTCGCCGTTCCCAACCCCGTACAGCGCTGGGGCCAGCCCGACGAAGAGCGGGTGCGCGGCGCGGTCGACATGCATTACGACCTGGCCGACGCCGCCACGGTCTATGCCTTCGGCACCGTGCAGCAGGGCGAAGGGGTCACCGACTTCAACTGGCGTAATCCCAGCAACACCGGCAGCGTCTATAACGCCAGCAGCGCCTTTCCGGGGTTCAGCTTCCGCAGCCTTTACCCGGCTGGTTTCACCCCGCGCTTCGGCACGCAATTCGCCGATCTGCAACTCGTCAGCGGCCTGCGCGGCAACCTGTCGGACGCGCTGAGCTACGACCTCAGCGCGTCGGCGGGGCGCAGCCGCATCGACTATACCATCGACCAGACCCTCAACGCCTCGCTCGGCCCGGCCAGCCCGACCAGCTTCTATCTGGGTCGCCTGACGCAGCGCGAGACCAACTTCAACGCCGATTTCGTCTATCGCCTGCCCGTCGGCGGGGTCGAGCCGCTCAACATCGCCTTTGGCGGCGAACGGCGGATCGAGCGCTATGCAGTCGGCACCGGCGATCCCGCCTCCTATGCGATCGGTGCGGGCGCCGCGACCGGCCTTGCCCCCAATTCGAATGGCTTCCCCGGCTTCGGCCCGCAACAGGCGGGCCATTTCCAGCAGACGAGCAATGCCGGTTATGTCGACTTGGCCTGGCATCCGATCACGATGCTGACGCTCGGCGCGGCGGGCCGCTACGAGGATTTTTCCAGCTTCGGCGACAAGTTCACCTATAAATTCTCCGGCCGGGTCGAGCCGGTCGAATGGCTGGCGCTACGGGGCACCTATTCCACCGGCTTCCGCGCGCCGACCCCGGCCCAGCTCAATACGCGGCTGGTGAGCCAGGGCCTCGACACCCGTACGCTCCAGGTCTTCAACCAGGGCCGTCTGGCCCCCACCGACCCGCTCGCGGTGGCGCTCGGCGCCAAGCCGCTACGCCCCGAAACCTCGCGCAACATCAGCGCGGGCCTCGTCGCGCAGACGCATATCGGGCTGGGCGCGACGGTCGACCTCTATCAGATCGACGTCGACGACCGCTTCAGCCAGTCGGCGACCATCCCCATTCCGGCGGGCTTCGCCAATCCCAACCGCTTCACCTCGATCAGCTATTTCACCAACGACTTCAACACCCGCACGCGCGGCGTTGATGTCGTGGTCAGCTATGCCCGCAATCTGGGCGACGGTCGGGCCAGCGCGACATTGGCCTATAATTACAACCGCACCACCGTCCGCAGCGGGACGAGCGCGGCGATCGCCAACGACACGCAGCGCCGCATCTTCCAGGAACGCCTGCCCCAGCACAATGCGACCGGCACACTGGGCTACGACATCGGCGCCATCGGCGTGATGCTGCGCGGCCGCTATTACGGGCCGTGGACCGACGTGACGGGCAATGCGACCGGCGAGCTGTTCCAGCGCTTCGGCGGGATCGCGCTGTTCGACGCGTCGCTCACCTATCGCATGACGCCGAACATCTCGATCCGCGGCGGGGCCGAGAATGTCTTCGGCACCTATCCGGCCGAGGCGACCAACCAAGCCAATCGCGGCCTGATCTATTCGCGCAACGCCCCCTACGATACCGATGGCGGCCGCTATTATGTCCGGTTGGGGTTGAGCTTCTGA
- a CDS encoding aminotransferase class V-fold PLP-dependent enzyme — protein sequence MIDRRALLAGGMAATLPLPARAGGPARPAPDDEAFWASVAADYDVPQDVIQLENGNWGAMPRPVRAAYEQMVARVNRDTSYYARRGMLADLHAARAAVAAELGVPADEIAFTRNATEALKALILGYNRLSPGDAILYADLDYDSMQACMESLAKRRGVHVRRIALPEPATRASLIDAYAQVMADEPRLKLILLTHMSHRTGLVIPVREIAAMARARGIDVIVDAAHSWQQLDFALPDLDCDFVGLNGHKWLGAPLGVGFLHIRKSALTRIDRDPAEDAGGPDTVMARVHTGTLDYASWLTVPAALAFQHRIDRAARAARLRALRDRWVRRAQTIPGLDILTPDDPAMHGAITSFRFRGVDSAEANAAIAQRLLDQHRIFTVHRTGVAKGACVRVTPALFTPATAMDRLADALRDLSASLSPSPGGSGPA from the coding sequence ATGATCGATCGGCGCGCGCTATTGGCGGGCGGGATGGCCGCCACCCTGCCCCTGCCCGCGCGCGCCGGTGGTCCGGCCCGCCCCGCCCCGGATGACGAGGCATTCTGGGCGAGCGTGGCGGCGGACTATGACGTACCGCAGGACGTCATCCAGCTCGAAAACGGCAATTGGGGCGCCATGCCCCGCCCGGTGCGCGCCGCGTACGAGCAAATGGTCGCGCGCGTGAACCGCGACACCAGCTATTATGCCCGGCGTGGGATGCTTGCCGACCTTCACGCCGCCCGCGCCGCCGTCGCGGCCGAACTCGGGGTGCCGGCGGACGAGATCGCCTTCACCCGCAACGCGACCGAGGCACTCAAGGCCCTGATCCTCGGCTACAACCGCCTGTCGCCAGGCGATGCGATCCTCTATGCCGACCTCGATTATGACAGCATGCAGGCGTGCATGGAGAGCCTAGCGAAACGTCGCGGCGTCCACGTCCGCCGCATCGCGCTGCCCGAGCCAGCCACCCGCGCCAGCCTGATCGACGCCTATGCCCAGGTGATGGCCGACGAACCTCGGCTGAAGCTGATCCTCCTCACCCATATGAGCCATCGCACCGGGCTGGTCATCCCGGTCCGCGAAATCGCCGCGATGGCGCGTGCGCGGGGTATCGACGTCATCGTCGACGCCGCGCACAGCTGGCAGCAGCTCGACTTCGCGCTGCCCGATCTGGATTGCGATTTCGTCGGCCTGAACGGTCACAAATGGCTCGGCGCGCCGCTTGGCGTGGGGTTCCTCCATATCCGCAAAAGCGCGCTCACCCGGATCGATCGCGACCCGGCCGAAGACGCTGGCGGTCCCGACACCGTCATGGCGCGCGTCCACACCGGCACGCTCGATTACGCGTCCTGGCTCACCGTGCCCGCCGCGCTCGCCTTTCAGCACCGGATCGATCGGGCCGCACGCGCCGCCCGGCTGCGCGCGCTTCGCGATCGCTGGGTCCGGCGGGCGCAGACCATCCCCGGCCTCGACATCCTGACCCCGGACGATCCCGCCATGCACGGCGCAATCACGTCGTTCCGGTTCCGGGGCGTGGATAGCGCGGAGGCGAATGCCGCCATCGCGCAACGCCTGCTCGACCAGCATCGCATCTTCACCGTTCATCGGACCGGCGTCGCCAAGGGCGCCTGCGTCCGCGTGACGCCCGCCCTGTTCACCCCGGCGACCGCCATGGACCGGCTGGCCGACGCGCTGCGCGATCTCTCCGCGAGCCTGTCGCCATCGCCCGGAGGATCGGGGCCGGCCTAA
- a CDS encoding DUF1206 domain-containing protein, which yields MNANARLTTLTRIGFATRGLLYIVIALLILRTGRAEDPSGAIAYLGRGGGQVLLAIIAAGLTAYGIWRLADAALDIERHGTDRKGMMERVGAGVSGAIHLLLASQSVQLMRGAALSGDGTQESARTAMQMPGGWALVLVGAAVMVVLAVVQLAKAVKGSFLRYLAPSVARQSWVRWSGRAGYAARGLVFLISGYLLAKAGIAEQASQAGGMARVLSWLTNPFDIIVGAGLLAFGLFSLVEARYRQLHDVPVDEAIQRATGWR from the coding sequence ATGAACGCCAACGCGCGCCTCACGACCTTGACCCGGATCGGCTTCGCGACGCGGGGGCTGCTCTACATCGTCATCGCCCTGCTCATCCTGCGAACCGGCAGGGCGGAAGACCCGAGCGGCGCGATCGCCTATCTCGGCCGGGGCGGCGGTCAGGTGCTGCTGGCGATCATCGCCGCCGGACTGACGGCGTACGGCATATGGCGCCTGGCGGATGCGGCCCTGGATATCGAGCGTCACGGCACCGATCGCAAAGGCATGATGGAGCGGGTCGGGGCGGGCGTCAGCGGCGCCATTCACCTCCTGCTCGCATCCCAGTCCGTCCAGTTGATGCGCGGCGCGGCGCTCTCGGGCGACGGCACCCAGGAAAGCGCGCGCACCGCCATGCAGATGCCGGGCGGCTGGGCGCTGGTCCTGGTCGGGGCGGCGGTGATGGTCGTGCTTGCTGTGGTCCAGCTTGCAAAGGCCGTGAAAGGCTCGTTCCTGCGCTATCTCGCGCCATCGGTCGCGAGACAATCCTGGGTGCGGTGGAGCGGGCGCGCAGGCTATGCGGCGCGCGGCCTCGTTTTCCTCATCAGCGGCTATCTTCTGGCCAAGGCCGGGATCGCGGAGCAGGCGAGCCAGGCGGGCGGCATGGCGCGCGTCCTGTCCTGGCTGACCAACCCGTTCGATATCATCGTCGGCGCCGGGCTCCTTGCCTTCGGCCTCTTCAGCCTGGTCGAGGCCCGCTATCGGCAGCTGCATGACGTGCCGGTGGACGAAGCCATCCAGCGTGCGACCGGCTGGCGTTAG